CTCGTgtaacatcatatattaaagTCCTACCAATTGGAATTGAGAATGTAGGTCAATCATCCGGGAAGAAGGACCAGATCAGAGAGTGACAAGTCATGCTTGGGATACTCTATTGGTATTTGCTGTGATGAGAAAAGGTCCTGGACTTTTGTCTGTACCTCTTAGACAAATAAACCATTCCCATAATCAAATGGTTTTTATATGTGAAGATTACAGCTACCTTCTTTCTTATCTTCCAAGCAGAACAACTATTTCGTCGGCTGCTAAAGTGCGAGCTAGCTATATCTATCAACAGACAGTTGTTGTCTTGCGGAGATGTCAGATATCATGCTTGGATACTCGTTTCAGAACTCCGGAAAAAATCGCCATATTTGAGATCGGTTCATAAATCATAACAGAAGCTTTAATTTTGGCATAACAAGCATATGAAACAGAGAATGGGACCTGTCTTCTTACCGTACGTTGACTACGTTCACCACATTGACTCATCTCCTTCCCCCATTACTCAATTTTGACAAAccatagaaagaaaaaaagaaagaaagattcaAAGAGGAAGTTGACCCCGCTCATCACATGGCCCTTACGCACCGCGAACACCGGAGACAGCCAGAGAGAGGCTGCCGAGCAGAAGCACAAAGAGACCAAATGCCAGCGGCTGgctgacgacgacgccggcggcgagcacgctGACCGcagatgaggcggcggcgatcccGATTACGGCCGAAGCGAGGTAGCCGCCGCGAGCATCTGCGTCCGCGGCTGCGTTTGCCGCTCCACTGGGAATATCAATCTTAACCTGCAGGGGTCGATAGCGTAATTGAAACGTGTAGAAattctcgcaaaaaaaaaacagagagagagagaaaaaagaagacgaTTCGTACGAGTAGTAAATAAACACAAGCAGTTGAAGAAAAGGAGATGGTCCCCgcgaaaaataaacaaaaaataacCGTTCAGGTCCACTGGGCAGTGAGCGAAAATTAGCACTAACACTGAAACAAAAGGGCGGAGCTGAACAGAGTTTGGTGGTTTAATTACCTGCTCAGCATCCATGCCGTGCTCGCGCGCgaagccgccgtcgctgccgttgCCGGAgtagggcgcggcggcggcgcccagagCCAAGAACGGCACGCGCAGCTCGCGCGTGAGGAGGTCGTCGACGTCGTCCAGAGTCCCCTCGCCGAGGGGCAAGAGCAGCTCAGGCGTGGAGATACTCATGGTCATGGCTTGGGGAACCAGTGATTGAACGTCCATGACCGAGCTTGGAACGCTCGAGCTTGAAGTGTGCTCCACGAGGTGATGAGCTCTAGATCCGCTGCAAACACCACCACCATTAACATCAAAATCTTGCTGTACGGGAGAAACTCCACGGTGGAAATCAGAACAAGGAAATGGGGATGAAATAATGGTCACGTACGAGGCTAGACTAGAACCAAttgaaggggagaggaggaggagcacttGCCTGATCTGGtcgagctcgtcgacggcggcgccgagatCCTCAAGCTTCACGTTGGCAGCGGCCGCCACCCGATCCGATTGGGCGATGCGATTTGTTAGATAGGATTCAAATGGGAGGAGATTGGTGTGGTGGTTGGGGTGAGGCAGAGGCCGGTGTCCCTTATATATACAGGGTGCGCTAGGAAGCCGCGGGACGCAACCTGCAACTGCAAGCGCCGGGGGTTTGTCGAAATGTTCTGCTAAAAAAGCTACTGTAATGCCGAACTCGACCGAGGGCTTACGTGTGCGccaagggggagggggggtgagCCCGAACTCGACCGAGGCTGATGCCGACGCTGACCACCAAGACGTCGACGGTGGGAGGGGGTGGGGCCCGATCCGACCCCGACCGAGGCTGATGCCGACGCCGACCGCGAAGAGGACGACGGTGAAGCCAGCCGCCTTTACCCAGCTGCCCTGAAGCCTCATCCAATCAAGTGCTTGGCCCAGTCAGTGCCCTGTTCAGAATGAcgaaaaattcaaacaaaattcGCAGAATTTGTATCGAAATCGGTGCAACCCGTGTGTTGGATGGAGCAGTCAGGCGAGGTGAAATAAGGAGTACTAccaccgtcccaaaataagtgcagccatagatatTCGTGTTTAGTGCTTTGACCatctatcttatttgaaaaatttataaagtttttttaaaaaattagtcacacataaagtactattcatgttttatcatctaataataataaaaatactaatcataatcttttttcaaataatatgaacggttaaacgttgaacaTAAACAATgctaaaactgtacttattttgggacagagggagtagtagtgtGTACCACCCCTTCATGGTGATGGTGAATTCCGGATTCgttgcaggaaaaaaaataaggaaagaAATCTGAGCGACGAGACTGCAATAAATAGTATTTTAGTACTCACTCCATCCAGATTTGATCATACTCTGTttgattctaaaaaaaaaagttgtttggATGgaactaaaattaaattttttagtccctatcatatcggatgtttgacactaattaaaagtattaaacgtagattagtgataaaactcattccataatccttgactaattcgcgagactaatctattgagcctaattaatccatgattagcctatgtgatactacagtaaacattctctaattatggattaattaggcttagaaaatttgtctcgtgaattagctcttatttatgtaattagttttgtaagtagtatatttttaatactccaaattagtgtcaaacatccgatggaTTCAAACAACACCTAAGCAAATAACACCAAGACATCCATCATTCTGAAATTAAGGGAAAATAACTCTGCTTTGGGAAAACGCCCAGAGATCTTCCGgttagctccacaaggtggtgggctaatATTCGCTTCTTTTTTTAAACTCTGCTTTGGAAACGGAAGAAGGGTGAAGCATGGAAACACTAGTTGAAAGATCCATCCATTATCTTATTTTCATCTCCAAAGACACATCGGCCAAGTCACCTATACTGAAAGTGTTTTCGGAACGATCAGGTCTAAAACATGAGGATTCAGTTTAGAAAATCCAAAACTCACATCACATGAGCCAGTTCAGTTCTGAAACTCTTAATAAAAGTTAAAATTCCAAGAATCTGTGTGATGGCCCCATCCACAATCTTGAAAGTGCATAAAATCAACTTAAGAGTACATGGCTGATAAATCCATTTGTGAAACTGTGTCCTGGTTTGCTGTGCCAAAACTTTTCTTCACCATATTGCTAATTAACTTATCTTGGAGAACAATTAGGAAACATATTCATCAAATAGATCTGCGTGTCAGGATCCACAAATAGAATAGTACATCCGAGGAGTTTGTCGACAGTGACAACACCTAATTAAGCAAGACCTGACTGTAGTTGTACTACGTATGACAATGGCGAGGCCATGATTAATATAATACTGCAGAATTAGGCTTACTAAGCTTGCGCTAAGCACATTGTCAAACATAATCTAATCGGTGAAACAAACCCGGCATGGAATTACCACCAGCTTAGCAAGTTCTTCAGGTTTCAAACTTGAAGGTTCCGTTCTAAAATCTGAAACTCACATTATTAGTTATTATGCTATACGGGCCTGATTCTCTGGCAAGTTTTTTCAtcttgtcacatcgaatatttggacacacgCATgatgtattaaatatataaaaaaaactaattacatagattgctgAATTGCGAGGctaatcttttaagcctaattgctccatgatttgacaatgtgatgctacagtaaatatctactaatgatgaattaattagacttaataaattcgtctcgcagtttacaggcggaatctgtaatttgttttgttatagactacatttaatacttgaaattaaaatgtgtgtccgtatatccgatgtgacacggcaGAAAATTTTACCCCTTTATCCTAACCACATCCTACATTATCGATATCTCTGTTTCGTGGCAGCGGTACTTTGTTGCGTCTGCCTGAGAAGGATGAACGAGACGTTCAATCACACAATTGGCTCAATACCCTTTCGTGAAGTCAGCAGTGACAGTGAGCTCTATCTAGCCTCTAGCTAAGCAAGCTGACCTTATCGTGACGACACCAGGTTTACCACAATAGTACTACGGATTGGACTAAAGTCGAAATTAGGCTTATTAAGTCCGCTAAGCATCACAAAAACATCGTGTAATCGGTGAAATTAGTATCTATTAATAGGACAAGATGAACACCAAGGTTACGCCGTGTTTAGTACCAAAGTTATTCTTTAAACctccaacttttttatcacatcaaaacttttctacacatgtaaacttttaactattccgtcacatttttttaatttcaactaaacttttaatttttgtgtgaactaaatacagccttAATTAAGTTTGTTTCTGGTAATCATCTCagaactcaaaaaaaaaaaaaccgcctTTAAGCTCTCGACATCTCAATCTGAACAGGACAAATGGGATAGCCACTTGCCCATTTCTATCACAGAACAAGCTGGAATGTGCTTCTGTCTCTTTATTGGATTTTTCCTCCGTAGTCAGACCAAACCGCAAAGGTTGAAAAATATGGCGTGTGTGTTCTATATTTATTCCTGTTATATGCTTTCGTACGAAGAAATCCTTTTCGAGGAGATTTTATCAGAACGCAATACAATTCTAGTAGGATCATGAAAGAGAGAAATTCTGGAGCGTACATATATCATGAAAGAGAGAAATCCTGAGAATTTGAACTTTCAGCAAAATTCGCCATGAGCATGTTAAAAATCATCCCATACGAAACCTTTAAAACATCCATCGATCACCATTCACCATGTTGAAACCTACCATTTCCTCCCAGATTATTTAATCGattagccatagacaagagggAGTTGACCCCACACACTCACACATGCTCCATAGCCTATTGACGATATATCCCTTCGACTTCACACACGGCGAACGCCGGAGACCGCCAGCGAGAGTCCGGCGATCATGAGGACGAAGAGCCCGAATGCCACCAGCAGGCtgacatcgccggcggcgaccatggtGACGGCAGATGAGGCGGTGACAATCCCCACCACGGCTGAAGCAAGGTTGCTGCCACGGCCGCCGACTGCTCTCTTCGCCTCTATCGCCTCAGCAACGAAATCCACATCAATTGTAACCTGCGGGGATTGAGAATAATTGAAACGTGTAGACCACAAGAAcattagttaaaaaaacaaaacgaaaAGATGTTCAAGAAGCTGAATTTTGGGTGGTTTACCTGCGCCGCGTTCGGGGAGGAAggcgccgctccggccgcgGTGCCCACGCTCTGCGCCTTGTCGAAGGGCACGCCACCGGCGACGGTGTGGGGCGCGGCCATGTCGCGCTCGACGAAGTCGGCCACGCCGCCAAGGGGAAGCTCGCCGGCGCGGTCCTTGTCCAGGAGTGGCGCTGGCGCACCGTGTccgtgcgcgcgcgcgacgccaccgccgttgcTGGAGTAGAGCGCGCCCAACCCGGCGAAGTGCTCGGCCGTGTCGCGCTCGAGGAAGTCGGCCACGCCACCAAGGGGAAGCCCGCCGGCGCGGTCCTGGTCCACGAGCAGCGCGACGTGGCCGCGCGCGAAGCCTCCTGCCCCGGTGTAAGGCGCGCCGGTGTTGCGGGCCTCGCCATGGACAAGCTCGCCGACGCGGTCCATGTCCACGAGCACCGTGCGTTGGTCGCCCGCGTAGTCGCCGACGCTGGAGTAGAGCGCGACGGCGTTGCCGGTGAAGTCGTTCCCCccgccaaggccgccgccggcgtggctcATGCGCAGAAACCAATCAGCGGATGGCGCGGCGAGCTCCCGCGTGTAGCCGGTGGCGCGGCCGTCGGCCAGGACGGCATCCGCCATCTTTGATTGCGCCATTAATTTGGCTCTTGATCGGGCTTGGTGGCGTCTCCGAGACCGGGGGGACTGGAACGAGACCGGACGAACACCTGCAAGCTGCAGCTAGATAGCGCTCGAGCTCGCGATGCTTTGCGAGGTTAGCCATGGCATCGCATCGCTTTATAATATAAACGGGGACAGCGATCCCTACCACTTTTGACACATTGCAACTTTCGGAATGAGACAGTTTATTATCAATCATCTTCGTACGATTCCGAATTTCTGACAAGAACAGCCTTTGAATTTTTAGCCAAGGGTCACTTGCAGAATCCCATCAACACTAGTACTATCATAATCTTTATATCCAAAATAGGGTGCTTTGTTTCAGCTTTGTTCGGCTGCAGCTTACAATAATGCTACTTCTGATGTTATTATTCAATTGTAGAACTATACAGGAGTGTCTCTCTTTTCTCGAGTTATCAACAACAGGAATTTCAAATGAACAGAAAGTGGGGGAGAGATGTATAGACAATTTCTCTCGTGCTCAGTCAAAATAGGAGAAAGCATTATTTGTTCCATACAAGTACTCCTCGGTGtaacaatatataattgtaGTGCCATGTTCTCTCAGACAAAAATTAGTAGCAGCAATATACAGTATATAGTTCGATGGGCAATCACTTCTGGA
The Oryza glaberrima chromosome 8, OglaRS2, whole genome shotgun sequence DNA segment above includes these coding regions:
- the LOC127782650 gene encoding uncharacterized protein LOC127782650, yielding MDVQSLVPQAMTMSISTPELLLPLGEGTLDDVDDLLTRELRVPFLALGAAAAPYSGNGSDGGFAREHGMDAEQVKIDIPSGAANAAADADARGGYLASAVIGIAAASSAVSVLAAGVVVSQPLAFGLFVLLLGSLSLAVSGVRGA
- the LOC127782699 gene encoding uncharacterized protein LOC127782699, producing the protein MAQSKMADAVLADGRATGYTRELAAPSADWFLRMSHAGGGLGGGNDFTGNAVALYSSVGDYAGDQRTVLVDMDRVGELVHGEARNTGAPYTGAGGFARGHVALLVDQDRAGGLPLGGVADFLERDTAEHFAGLGALYSSNGGGVARAHGHGAPAPLLDKDRAGELPLGGVADFVERDMAAPHTVAGGVPFDKAQSVGTAAGAAPSSPNAAQVTIDVDFVAEAIEAKRAVGGRGSNLASAVVGIVTASSAVTMVAAGDVSLLVAFGLFVLMIAGLSLAVSGVRRV